From one Vanacampus margaritifer isolate UIUO_Vmar chromosome 12, RoL_Vmar_1.0, whole genome shotgun sequence genomic stretch:
- the peli1b gene encoding E3 ubiquitin-protein ligase pellino homolog 1b gives MYSPEQENICTTSIKVPVKYGELIVLGYNGSLPNGDRGRRKSRFALCKRPKANGVKPSTVHVACSPQAAKAISNKDQHSISYTLSRAQTVVVEYTHDSNVDMFQVGRSTESPIDFVVTDTVAGSQSNGDTQTVQSTISRFACRIMCQRTPPYTARIYAAGFDSSKNIFLGEKAAKWKTPDGQMDGLTTNGVLVMHPRHGFSQDSRPGVWREISVCGNVFTLRETRSAQQRGKMVEAESQELVDGSLIDLCGATLLWRTTEGLSRTPTLKHLEALRQEINAARPQCPVGFNTLAFPSMRRKDTPDEKQPWAYLRCGHVHGYHDWGNRHEERDGRQRECPMCRAKGPYVPLWLGCEAGFYVDAAPPTHAFGPCGHVCSEKTAAFWSQILLPHGTHTFHAACPFCAHQLSCERGFVRLIFQGPLD, from the exons ATGTACTCCCCCGAGCAGGAGAACATCTGCACCACTTCCATCAAAGTGCCAGTCAAGTATGGAGAGCTCATTGTGCTCGG gtacAATGGCTCTTTGCCCAACGGCGACCGAGGCCGACGCAAAAGCCGCTTTGCGCTGTGCAAACGGCCCAAAGCCAACGGAGTCAAACCCAGCACGGTTCACGTCGCCTGCTCACCACAGGCTGCCAAG GCCATCAGCAACAAAGACCAGCACAGCATCTCGTACACGCTGTCCAGAGCCCAGACAGTGGTGGTGGAGTACACGCACGACAGCAATGTAGACATGTTTcag gTGGGTCGTTCCACGGAGAGCCCAATTGACTTTGTGGTGACAGACACGGTGGCGGGCAGCCAAAGCAACGGTGACACGCAAACGGTCCAGAGCACCATCTCACGCTTCGCCTGTCGCATCATGTGTCAGCGCACGCCGCCTTACACCGCCCGCATCTACGCGGCCGGCTTCGACTCGTCCAAGAACATCTTCCTCGGG gaGAAAGCTGCCAAGTGGAAGACACCAGACGGGCAGATGGACGGCCTGACCACCAACGGCGTGCTGGTGATGCACCCTCGCCACGGCTTCAGCCAGGACTCCAGGCCCGGCGTGTGGCGGGAGATCTCTGTGTGCGGGAACGTCTTCACACTGCGAGAGACGCGCTCGGCGCAGCAGCGGGGAAAAATG GTGGAGGCGGAGTCTCAGGAGCTGGTGGACGGCTCTCTGATTGACTTGTGCGGCGCCACGCTGCTGTGGCGCACGACCGAGGGCCTATCGCGCACACCCACCCTCAAACACCTAGAGGCCCTGCGGCAGGAGATCAACGCGGCACGGCCGCAGTGCCCTGTGGGCTTCAACACGCTGGCCTTCCCCTCCATGCGGCGCAAGGACACGCCGGACGAGAAGCAGCCGTGGGCCTACCTGCGCTGCGGCCACGTGCACGGCTACCACGACTGGGGCAATCGGCACGAGGAGCGGGACGGGCGCCAGCGCGAGTGCCCCATGTGTCGGGCCAAAGGGCCTTACGTGCCCTTGTGGCTGGGCTGCGAGGCCGGTTTCTATGTGGACGCCGCACCGCCCACGCACGCCTTCGGCCCCTGCGGCCACGTCTGCTCGGAGAAGACGGCCGCCTTCTGGAGTCAGATCCTGCTGCCGCACGGCACGCACACCTTCCACGCCGCCTGCCCCTTCTGCGCCCACCAGCTGAGCTGCGAGCGCGGCTTCGTCAGACTCATCTTCCAAGGACCCCTGGACTAG